In the genome of Deinococcus deserti VCD115, one region contains:
- a CDS encoding ABC transporter ATP-binding protein, whose protein sequence is MTAFTTGGHILEVEHVTKIFGGLTAVNDVTMTIPERSIVSVIGPNGAGKTTFFNMITGIYTPTRGSIRLAGQELVGLRPDEVTAAGIARTFQNIRLFSTMSSEENIMVGRHSRLKSTFVDAVLRTKKFHESESEARDAARIMLDFVGLSKWRNELATNLPYGDQRKLEIARALATTPKLILLDEPAAGMNPRETEDLKALIRRVRDDLGVTVCLIEHDMRLVMTLSEHITVLDYGSKISEGLPHQVRNDPRVMEAYLGRGAAAGEYGKEERPHV, encoded by the coding sequence ATGACCGCCTTCACCACTGGTGGCCACATCCTGGAAGTTGAGCACGTCACCAAGATCTTTGGTGGTCTGACGGCTGTCAACGACGTCACCATGACCATTCCCGAGCGCAGCATCGTCAGCGTGATCGGACCGAACGGGGCCGGCAAAACCACGTTCTTCAACATGATCACCGGCATCTACACGCCTACCCGCGGCAGCATCCGTCTGGCCGGGCAGGAACTTGTCGGGTTGCGTCCTGACGAGGTGACTGCCGCCGGGATCGCCCGTACGTTCCAGAACATCCGCTTGTTCTCCACCATGAGCAGTGAGGAAAACATCATGGTGGGCCGGCACAGCCGTCTGAAGAGCACCTTTGTCGACGCCGTTCTGCGCACGAAGAAGTTCCATGAATCCGAAAGCGAGGCCAGAGATGCCGCCCGTATCATGCTGGATTTTGTAGGCCTGAGCAAATGGCGCAACGAGCTGGCCACCAACCTGCCCTACGGCGATCAGCGCAAACTTGAAATTGCCCGCGCACTGGCCACCACACCCAAACTCATCCTGCTCGACGAGCCGGCCGCAGGCATGAACCCGCGGGAAACCGAAGATCTCAAGGCCCTGATCCGCCGCGTCCGTGACGATCTGGGAGTCACCGTGTGTCTGATCGAGCACGACATGCGCCTGGTCATGACCCTTTCCGAGCACATCACCGTGCTGGACTATGGCAGCAAGATCAGCGAGGGACTGCCCCACCAGGTCCGCAACGACCCGCGCGTGATGGAAGCGTACCTGGGCCGTGGCGCGGCTGCCGGCGAGTACGGCAAGGAGGAACGTCCGCATGTCTGA
- a CDS encoding ABC transporter ATP-binding protein has protein sequence MSDPTTLTRDASATGTPMLELNNVHTYYGHIHALKGISMTVNQGEIVALIGGNGAGKTTTLRTISGMMKPKSGTLTYMGRNAAGVPAHLIMQQGMSHVPEGRRIFPQLTVRENLEVGAYTVGDRKVIEQRIQEGFQFFPRLKERENQLGGTMSGGEQQMLAIARALMVNPKLLLLDEPSMGLSPLFVEAIFDIIQLLNKERGTTVLLVEQNANMALGIAHRAYVLQTGEIKLSGKASDIAKDESVRKAYLGED, from the coding sequence ATGTCTGATCCCACGACCCTCACCCGTGACGCCTCGGCCACCGGCACCCCCATGCTGGAACTGAACAACGTTCACACCTACTACGGTCACATTCACGCCCTGAAGGGCATCAGCATGACGGTCAACCAGGGTGAGATCGTCGCGCTGATCGGAGGCAACGGCGCGGGCAAGACCACGACGCTGCGGACCATCAGCGGCATGATGAAGCCCAAAAGCGGCACCCTGACGTACATGGGGCGCAACGCTGCCGGGGTGCCTGCCCACCTGATCATGCAGCAGGGCATGAGTCACGTACCTGAAGGCCGGCGGATCTTTCCGCAGCTGACCGTTCGCGAGAACCTGGAGGTGGGTGCCTACACGGTTGGCGACCGCAAGGTCATCGAGCAGCGCATTCAGGAAGGCTTCCAGTTCTTCCCACGCCTGAAGGAGCGCGAGAACCAGCTTGGTGGCACCATGTCGGGCGGCGAGCAGCAGATGCTGGCCATTGCCCGCGCACTGATGGTCAATCCCAAGCTGCTGCTGCTGGACGAGCCGAGCATGGGACTATCTCCCCTGTTTGTGGAAGCCATTTTCGACATCATTCAGCTTCTGAACAAGGAGCGTGGCACAACAGTGCTGCTGGTCGAGCAGAACGCCAACATGGCCCTGGGCATTGCCCACCGTGCCTACGTGCTTCAGACCGGCGAAATCAAGCTCAGTGGCAAGGCCAGCGACATTGCCAAAGACGAAAGCGTACGCAAGGCTTATCTCGGCGAAGACTGA